GGCAGGGCCCGGGCGAGGGAAGGGCAATAACAGCAGGCCGAGCTGTAGCAAAGTGTTTAATTTTCATGCTCGGGTGCCGGCTGTGACAGCATTGTCCACCCACAGCCCCTTAGTGATGTGAGCTCCGCTCTGCTCAGGGGGACATGACACGATGCCGGCTTATTTTCTCCAGCTTCGCTCAGGCTCTCCATAGCAgcttgagctttcgtgagctaaggctgacttcatcggatgcatactgtggaaactgcagaagacatcttcaaggtgccacgagtcctcctgttctttttgcgaatagagactaacacggctgctactctgaaacatagcagCTTGGTGGCACTAGGACCCTTGAGAGCCTGAGTGGGGCTCTGCTTTCCCGATTAGGAGTGTACAAATGTCACCACTCGAGCCAGGTGCTTGAGCCTGACGGGCCTACTTAAAAATAGCCACAACCCTGTGCTCTCTGGGAATGCCACAGAGATGGCTGCTGcctgccacccacccacccgctTCCACCTCGTCCACGGCACCAACATCCGCATCGACCCCTCCCACACTCAGGCCACCAGGGTGGAGAGCTTTGCCAACGGACTATGTTTCAGCCAGGAGCCCCTGGAGCCTGGACAGATCTTCCTGGTGGAGATCGAGGAGAAGGAGCTGGGCTGGTGTGGCCACTTGCGGGTGGGGCTAACAGCACGTGACCCAAGAAGCCTGGATGTGGTGCCAGAGTATTCACTCCCAGACCTGGTCAATATGGGGGACACCTGGGTTTTTGCCATCACCAGGCACCACAACCGTGTTACTCCAGATGGCTCGGAGGCTCGGGTCCAAGGCTTCCTCTCAGACCCCTACCTGCTCATAGAACAAGTCAGGATTCCCCGAGACAAGCTAGTGGGACGGAGCAGGCCTAGCCAGTACAGCCACATGCTGGATGACTTGTACAAGACAAATGTGCTGCCCCCGACAGCCCGGAGGAGCAGGATTGGGGTGTTGTATGCCATCCGGTCTGACGGGATGGCAGACATGCACATCATCATCAATGGAGAGGACATGGGACCGAGTGCCAGGAGCCTCCCTGCCTCCCGCCCACTCTATGCAGTGATCGATGTCTTTGCGTCAACGAAGAGCGTCCGTGTCATTCAAGTGGAATATGGCTGTAGGTATCTGtgtttcctcccctccctgtaGAACTATGCTGGACAGGCCCTCTCTGGCTGGATCAGAGTTCAGGAAGGTCAGAGTGGGGTGAGGCTCAAAAAAACTACTTACATCCAGTAAGATTAAATGTCTCAGTCTACAAGGGGCACaagctcagataccatggtgctGGGCATGGGACTGACAGATTAGACAGGAGAAAGCACTCATTTCCTGCTGGATACAGCTTTacccctgaaaatcagacctAGCTCAGGTTCCCCAACACTCATTTCTCTGACCTTCCATCTCCTGCATCTCTGACCTCTCCATCTTCTGGCACCCTGGCCTTGTTGCCTCTTTTCTCTACACTCCAGAGGCTCTCACCTCTGTGTCCTGATCTCCATGGCTCTAGTttctgcctccctgccctgcccacctctAGTCCCTGAGTTCCTGACTGCTCTCATTTTTGTGACATTTCCAAGTTGGGATCAGCTTAGAGAGGCAGTTCTGGGCTGAGGTTTGGGTGCAGTGAGCTGAAACAGTGTGTTGCCATTTATGTGCTACAGAACTTCCAGGGACTCCTGTGTTACGGCCTCTGGTGAAGATGTTCATAGTTAGGGATAGTGGGTACAGGACCATCCAGCCTATTCCAGTAGCGGTAAAGTCATTTCCACCCCACAGCTGTTCAGTGGGCCATGTGTGAAATCAGTTTGGTGTCTCAGTCAAACTCCTGATGGGACAGGTGGCCATGTCACAAAATCCACCATCGCTAATTAGCCACCTCGTTAGCTACCTTAGAGAGGCCAGGTACTAAGTGAGACAAGGAGACTGTGTAAGAACTCTTGACAGATGTTAATGGCTAGTAACATAAGAATTGCTATGCTAGCTAATATGCCACATTTGTTGTAATGGAACAGTGCTTATTGACTGATACCTGGATTCTAGATGTGAGGCCACATGTACAACACTACGATAAAACCAAAGAACAATTATAAATATGGAACAGGCACAAGAGTGACTTATCGATGTAGGGGAAGCCTTCCCTTGTTTCACTGGCTTAAAGTTCAGATTATTTTGGCACCAAGGCTAAAATCCAGTGGTTTCTCAGCTAGTTGTTTAGAGTTAGTTCTGTGAATATCCAAACACAGGGAGATAAGATGTGCTCTGCTGTGCAGGCTTTTCAGTCCTAGAATGATATTTTGAACCTGACTTGTGTATTTGCATGTGCGATTATCAATCATTAAAACTACTTTGATCAAACAGGACCTCAATGCTCTAATGAGCGACTTTGGTAGCAAGCAGCCTCTCATGGTATTCCTGGACTGGACCACACCTTTTGTGGAGGGCCTGTGTCCAGCTCAGAATGTGAATAAATATCTTTTTCCCCATCAGCCCTCTAGGCTGGAAGCTGTTGGGGGCAGTTGCAGTACCAGGCAGGTTGCCTCAGCATGTTCACTCGGGCTTTGTAAAATGGCTGGAACTCATGCAGGAGGCAGACTGTGGCTCGTCTCTCACTTAACTTGAGGCTTCAGTAATTTCTATTTCTGCAAAGCTTTCTTAGCATGTAAAGAGAAGTTTTACTGCCCCTGTTTATTGGCCAGGAGCCAGTTTGCAGAGTAAACACAGAAAGCAGAAGCTGCCACTATTGGTGATGCTTGTGGGTCACAAGTGAGATTCAGGGCGAGTGAGCCTGGGGAGGAAGATACTGCTGCAGATAGCAACAGAGAGACTTCTTACCTAGTCCCCTGGTCATAACAACCCGAGCGCCCAGTGCCTCCACGTTAAGGTAAACAAAACTATCTGAAAATACTCCCAAGCTCAGACACATCCTCTAAATAGTGGTAAGATGTTTGGGCTCAGTAGTGCTCTACTTGTATCTCTGCCTCAGACTGCACCTCAAATTCCTAGAAGTCACCAGCATTTACGGCAGCCATTTTACACAGAGACATTGAGCAAGAGTTCAGGTTAATCACAGCTGACGGGTTCTTAACCACAGGGCTGACACAATGGCCAGATCATTCCGTCCTTTGAACTCTCCGAGATGGTCCTGTAGTCAGGGGTGGGGCACTGTAGCAGGATAACATGGGGTGAGCAGGCCTTGCTACTGCCTAGACTGTACTATGGATAGCGAATTCACTCTCCAGGAGTTTCTGGTGACTTTTACCAGAATAACTCAAATAACTCAAAGAATTAAGAAATAAAATGTCTAGAAGCACcctgtagattttattttttctgttgagTGTTGAGAACCTTACAGGGAATCTGATGGGACTTTGGGGGTGGGATCAGAGCCTGCGGCCCAGCAGGAGTACTGCTGCAAGGGAACAGAGAACTCACTGACTAAACCAGCTCTAACCAGTTAATCGTAACACTGTTGTGAAACCAGTCTCTTGGGGAATCCCCAGGCAGACCTCTGAGGCATCCAACATTCAATCCTGCGTGTTTGCTAACTcagggacagaaagagagagagaggggagggctAGGGAGCAGAAGTTCATGCAGAGTTTAGATGAATTAATAGGGCCTTTTCAAAATCCATCAGGAAAATGCACCAGCACAGGCACATAAACTGCTCTCCTAGGGTTTACTGGGAGGACAGAAAAGTAAGTACTTCCATCCTTCACTCTCCTGCTTCTCATCAGTAGCCCTCCCAAGGGGCAGCACTATTTGCCCGGAGAGCCTTGCCCCAACATAATCAGCAGGCAGATCTTTGTGAGTCTGAATTAATGGTGCCCTTGAAGCAGATTAACCTGCTGCTGTCCCAGAACAAACTGCCTTCCAGGAGCCACtgtcctcttctcttctgcaacagTGCCGCCTGCCTCCTAAGCTTGGGGTGATTCAAATGCTCTCAGAGCAGCAAGCTCAgcttcttcctttccttcctctttcAGTCCCTTCCTTACAGACCCTCTGTAGACTGGTCATCCAGAAGCACATTGTCCACCGATTGGCCATCGATGGGCTGGACCTGCCTCCACTGTTGAAGAACTTCTGCAAATACGAATGAGATGACAAGATCTCCTTCAGCAGGCAAGCCCTTCAAACTTTCAGACCCTGTGAGTGACCAAGAATGGCCTTCCAGAAAGGGATCCATGCTTCCAGAACTGCTCTTCCATCTTCAACCAAGGAGCCCCAGGAGCAGaggtgaccccccaccccccacttcacAGCAGCTGACTGGAACCTCAGCAGTTACACCCATCCTGACACACATTGTGCCATGGAAGTCTGCTGTGCCATAAAATGGCACAGAGACCACTGGAATGGCAGAGCCTTACAGCACAGACAATCGATAGCAGAAGGGAAGGAATCGCAGCAGTTGGGGGATTCCCTGCACACAAAGGGATATGGAGGGATTGGTGCCAGATTGTTGTTATAAAAATGAGAGGATAATAAAGTGCTTCAAAACAGAAGCAAATTGTTGGGAGTACTGGTGTGGCCTAGTCTCAGACTCCTCCACATAGCAATGGGGAGAGGGTGGCACAGAATATCCCCCTGAGGTTGTGTCAATTTCAGGTATTTCAGAGTCAATAAACTTGCCCTAACCAAAGGAGTTGGGGGATATTCACTTCCCATCAGCATCCTGCATAAGAAGGTTCCGAAGGGACAATCCAAGTGGAGCCCTGGCTGCTTCTTCCAGGCACAGAGGGACTCAGAGCCATTAGAAATGGAATAGATGAAGCAGGGGTAGAATTCCCTGCTTTGCAGGATCATGAGATCTCAGTGGGGATGAACAGAGAGTTAGAATCGTGGCATAAACAGGCAGGGAGGTCAGTGGCTTGCTGGTTCCAGTGTGAGGTAAGGTCAGGGCCTGTGATGCTGGTTCTAGAATGGGGAGAGGTCAGTACTGGTACATTATGGGGAGAAGAGGCACCAGCCTGAGTCCTACACTGGCAATGTCTTATTTAATGAAGGAAAAAGCTTCTTCGGGTTTTTTAACTTCCATCCAAGGTAACTGCTTTTCCTTCCAATATGGAATCATTTTGTACAGAAACCAGAAAGTGATTGGAAGGTGGCTCAAAGATCTGTTTGCTGCATGGCCAATTTACCCATCAAATAGAAGGTTTAGGATTAAGGGCTTGTTACATCACAATCCACACTTCATACGGAGGCCCAAATAAAATGCCACCCCGAGGTGGCATGTAAACAGGACATGACTATATCATAATTATCTCAGCAATCCCTGCTTTGTACAAGGCCTTTCCATGGTCCAGGAAGTTATAATCATATCGTCCTATCTGCCCTGCAAAACCAAGCTGCATATTAACTATGTCAGAGCTCCCCGTAATTGAGCTCTAATCCTCCATCCCACTCTGGATGGAAGGtgattccacccccacccccacccctagctGTAGATTAGCCGGTCCATTTGTACAGATAATACACTCTTGATGGGTCAGCATCGCTCTGTCCCACAGTAGGGCAGCAACATCCAAGTCTGCAAGACCTTCCTTATTAAATTCCTCAGGAAAGCCTGCCTGCTACCCCTCAGAATGAACACACTCTCCATGTTCAAAGCACTGGCCAAATGTTAACTAACTCTCACCACACTATGGAGAGGGGGCTGAGAAGAGAGGCTAATGGCCTCAAGCCCAACTCCTTTCTTTCAGCT
This genomic interval from Lepidochelys kempii isolate rLepKem1 chromosome 13, rLepKem1.hap2, whole genome shotgun sequence contains the following:
- the NEURL2 gene encoding neuralized-like protein 2, giving the protein MAAACHPPTRFHLVHGTNIRIDPSHTQATRVESFANGLCFSQEPLEPGQIFLVEIEEKELGWCGHLRVGLTARDPRSLDVVPEYSLPDLVNMGDTWVFAITRHHNRVTPDGSEARVQGFLSDPYLLIEQVRIPRDKLVGRSRPSQYSHMLDDLYKTNVLPPTARRSRIGVLYAIRSDGMADMHIIINGEDMGPSARSLPASRPLYAVIDVFASTKSVRVIQVEYGFPSLQTLCRLVIQKHIVHRLAIDGLDLPPLLKNFCKYE